The Dokdonia sp. 4H-3-7-5 genomic interval GTACGACTTGAAAATAACTAAAATTAGAAGCTTCAATCCATCCAGGTACAGAAATAAAGGTAACTCCAGATAGTGAGGCACCTATCATCCCAAAAGCGACAAGGTACCAAGGGGATTGCTTTCCTGCTTTAAAAAAATCTGTGTTAGAATCTCCTCTACTTGTAAGGAAACTTATAAGCATTAAGATACCGAAGTATCCTCCAATGAGAAATAAAATATGAATGGGTTGCATACATGAATCGTTAGGTCATACGAATATAGCCTTTTGATAAATAATTGCAGATTGTAAGAATAAAATTATCTAGATAATTACTACGCACTACTCATAGCGCAATGACTCTACTGGATCGAGTTTAGCAGCTTTTATAGCAGGAAATAATCCAGATAGAATTGCAATCACAAAAGTGATAATAGTAGCCGCAATGATTGCTCCCCAGGGAGTTGTAAATACAAAACCGGCAACAGAGGCTATTAGTGCTCCTATACTTATACCAAGTATGATTCCTAGAAGTCCGCCTAGTTGCCCTACGATAATCGCTTCATAAAGAAATTGTGCAGCAATTACAGATTTTTTTGCGCCTAGCGCTTTCCTTACACCTATCTCACGTGTACGCTCTGTTACAGAAACTAGCATAATATTCATAAGGGCAATACATGAACCAAAAATGGTGATAATACTAATTACCCAGGCTGCAACACCTAATACACCAGTAATCTCACTAATCTGATTAATCAGGTCATCACTACGTCCTATACCAAAGTTATTTTCTTCTACAGGGGAGAGACCGCGTATGTTTCTAAAGGTTAAGATCGCTTCTTCCTCAGCACTATCTATATACTCGGCATCTTCTACCATTACACTCACATTGTAATTGATATTAGCTTGTGTAAACATGGTTCTTGCTACTTGTATCGGGATAAGTACTCGTAAATCTTGATTATTCCCAAAGGTGGCACCCTTTTCCTCAAGCATCCCAATCACGTTAAATTTAGTACCCCGTATACTTATCGTTTTTCCTATAGGGTTATCATTCTTAAAGATATTTTTATAAAAATCACTTCCTAGTATACACACTCGGGTATTATTGTCTACGTCAAAAGAAGTGAAGTTTCTTCCTTTTTCTAGCTTGAGCCCAGAGTTGTTTAAAAAGTTCTCATTAACACCAACTACGCTTGCTTCTGGATCTGTTTTATCATTTTCATACTTCACCTCAGCACTTCGTGTTCCTTGAAAAGAGATAGCCGTAAGCGCAGTAGGATAATTGTATTGTTCTGTAAATTCCTTTACTTGACGATAGCCTATAATCGGGTTTATGACTTGCTTTTCATCAGAGCGCCTAGAGGTAAACTCATAACGTTGTAAGTTAAATGTATTACTTCCCATACTTGCAAAATCTGAGCTTATTGTATTCTCAAGCGCCTTTACAAGGCTAAGTATACCTACTAAAGCCGTAATTCCTATCGCAATAATAAAAACGGTTAAGACAGTTCTAAGAAGCTGACTTTTGATACTATCAAAGGCAATACGAAGATTCTCGCGGAAGAGTGAAAACATATTTTTAGATCAGAATTGGTTGGAACAATTTACAATAAGACTATCAAGTGGTCAAAACGTTACCATTATTTCTAGATTCTTTTTTGTTTTAGCTTTTAGGAGCGTATTAAGTTCTGTGTATTTGCTAGCGTTTCCTCCCGCTTTCCGTTGCAATTCCTCAGCATGGCCACGCCATTGCTTGCGGGATTTACACTACAATCGGGGCTATAGAGCATTGTTTTTGCGTAGCGACTCACATGAGTAAAAGAGAATGAAATAAGAAGTCTTGTCAAAGTTTCAAAATCTTGCTCGCAACCCCTCATTTTTTAAGATATTTGTGCAATGCCGTTTGCTACCGTTGCTATTGAGCTTACAGTAATTTTTCTGTAAACAACACCTCGGTAATTATTTATATCAAATAGCTTTTGGTGAGTGTTTATCACGTTTTCGCGAAAGTGTAAAACAGATACTTATCTCTAAAAATCTATTTCTTTGATGAGAGAGTCATGAAAATGGAAGCAAGAGTAATTACCTCTAGCATAATTAAAATTTAAGGTGATATTCTAAAAGAATCAATTGCCAGATTACCAAAATAAAAACGTAAAGGATTAACGTCTAACATATAATATGAGTACAAAACCTTCTATACCTAAAGGAACCAGAGATTTTTCACCAGAAGAAGTTGCAAAGCGCAGCTATATTATGAACACCATACGCACGCAGTTTCAGCGTTTTGGTTTTCAGCCTATCGAGACGCCTAGTTTTGAAAACAGCAGCACATTGATGGGTAAGTATGGAGAAGAAGGTGACCGCTTGATATTTAAGATTCTTAATAGTGGAGACTATTTGAAAAGTTTCAACACCTCTCTTATTGAGCTAATAAAAAAAGCATTGTTCGATTTCCAAAAATTTTTAAGGAACTCGGAGGGTGATTTACAACTCGAAAATTTCGAAGAGTATTTCACAAAAGTTTTACCTCAAATCATTAAATCTTCTAGAGAAATAAAATTAGAAGAAGGCAAAACCAATTTTACGAGGCTAACGAACGATTTATGGTATTTTATTAAATCAACTATAATTAAAGAAGATAAGCTAGAGATTTTAAAAAATGCGAATAATGAAGTCCTAACCGACCTAACTCTAGTTATTTATGGAAATTATTATTTTAATTTAAAAGAAACTCATCTAGGAGGATATATCTCAGAAAAAGCACTTCGTTACGATCTTACCGTGCCTTTTGCGAGATACGTAGTACAACATCAGAATGATATAGTATTCCCGTTTAAGCGTTTCCAGATGCAACCTGTATGGAGAGCAGACCGCCCACAGAAAGGACGTTTCCGCGAATTCTATCAGTGTGATGCAGATGTGGTAGGAAGTGATTCTCTATGGCAAGAAGTAGAGTTTGTACAGTTATACGATGCTGTTTTTAGCGCATTAAAGTTAGAAGGAGTGACTATCAAGATGAACAACCGCAAGGTTCTCTCAGGTATTGCAGAGGTGATAGGCGCAAGTGATAAACTCATAGATTTTACCGTAGCGCTAGATAAGCTTGATAAAATAGGAGAAGAGGGCGTGACTAAAGAAATGCTTGCCAAAGGCATTACTCAAGAGGCGATAGATAAGGTAGCACCGTTGTTTACATTATCTGGAACGTTTGGTGATCAGCTAGCAACACTTAAAACCTTGCTTGCAGATTCTGAGACGGGAATGGAAGGAATTAACGAACTGCTATTTATCAATGACGCCATTGAGAACTTAGGTTTACAAACAGCAACATTACAACTAGACGTAACCCTAGCCCGCGGACTCAATTATTACACGGGAGCTATTTTTGAAGTAAGTGCTCCAGAAGGTGTAAAAATGGGAAGTATAGGTGGCGGTGGTCGCTATGCAGATCTTACAGGTATTTTTGGGCTTAAAGATATGAGTGGCGTTGGGATCTCTTTTGGTCTAGATCGTATTTACCTCGTGATAGAAGAGCTAGGCTTATTTCCAGAAGAGACGACAGAAGGTGTAAAAGTGTTTTTTGTAAACTTTGGTGATCAAGAAGCGGGTTATGCAATGAAAGCGATAAGCAAGCTACGCCAATCAGGAATCTCAGCCGAGTTATATCCAGATGCCGTGACGAGCAATAAGCAAATGAAAAAGCAAATGACCTACGCAAACCGACGTAATATTCCGTTTTTAGTACTTGCAGGAAAAGAAGAGATGGAAGCAAAACAATACACGCTCAAAAATATGGTAGAAGGCTCACAAGAAACTGTAAGTATAGATGAGCTAGTAGCCGCTTTGAAATAAAATTTAAACAGAGCCAACCTTGAAGAACGGAAAGGCTCCGCCACTAACGACTATTGACTTAACACCTATGAACATCGATTTTAAAAAATTCCTTCCGCATATTCTAGTTGTACTTGGCTTTATAGTCGTGGCGCTGGTTTACTTCAATCCGGTGTTATCTGGAAAGCGCATTTATCAAAATGATATCAAGCTCTATGAAGGGATGGCAAAGCAACATCGAGATTTTAGAGCAGAGACGGGTGAGGAGACTTACTGGACTAATAGTGCCTTTGGAGGGATGCCTACTTATCAGATGGGAGCGAGGTTTGAGTATGATATGATGGATAAGTTGGACCGTGTGATTCGCTTTTTACCACGCCCGGCAGATTATCTTTTTCTATATTTTATATCCTTTTATGCATTAATGCTTGTGATGCGCGTCCCTTGGAAGCTCGCCGTAGTTGGCGCACTTGCCTTTGGTCTGTCTACGTATCTCATTATTATTATAGGCGTAGGGCATAATTCAAAGGTGCACGCCATCGGGTATTTCCCGCTTGTTCTTGCGGGTATTATACTTACGTATCAAAAAAGATATCTCTGGGGATTTTTACTCACTGCCGTTGCAATGGGACTAGAAATACAGGCTAATCACTACCAGATGACCTATTATCTAGGGTTGCTTTGTGTGATTTTAGGGATTGCATACCTCATAGATGCTATCAAGAAAAAACAACTTCCACATTTCTTCAAAGCTTCGGGAATACTAGTAATTGCTGTATTATTAGGTCTCGCTACAAACGCAACCACCTTACTTGCTACTGCAGAGTATGCAGAGACAAGTATACGTGGCGAGCAATTATTAAAAGATGACCTTGCCAAAGACGCCGTAGAAGACGGTCTTGGTTTTGATTATATCACACAGTGGAGCTACGGTAAGCTAGAGTCTCTCAATCTCATCGCATCAGATTTTATGGGAACTGGTACCGCTGCCGATTTGGGTCGTGATTCCGCTTTCGCGAAAAAATTAAGCACATTAGGAGTTCCTGCAAACGAAGTAAGTTATTATGCTCAAGGAACGAGATTATACTGGGGAGAACAGCCATTTGTAGAAGCTCCTCCATACCTTGGAGTAACTGTTTTTGCACTTGCATTATTAGGACTGTTTCTAGTAAATGGAAGATTGCGCTGGTGGTTACTTGCAGGTATGATCGTTTCCCTAATATTAAGTTGGGGAAAGAACGTAGAAGGAATTACACGTTTCTTTATTGACTATGTGCCGTTGTACAATAAGTTTAGAGCGGTTACGAGTATACAGGTAATTTTAGAGTTGTTATTACCTATTGCAGCAATGGTAGGCTTGCACAGATTCTTTTATGACCGCGTAGATCAAGCCGAAAAGCAAAAGAAGTTACTTATCGCTATAGGTTCGCTAGCAGGGCTTTTTGTGGTACTCTACCTTTTTAGCGGAAGCTTATTTAACCTACGCTCTGCCGCCGAAGGACAGATGGCCATCGAGCAACCAGAAATATTAAATGCCATAAAAGAAGATCGACTTGCTGTATTGAAAAGTGATGTGTTGAGGTCTTTATTATTTGTGTTTTTTATAGGTGTAGCCTTGTGGTTAACACTCAAGAAAAAGATTTCAGAAAATATCGCAATAATCACCATTGGTGCGCTCATAGTTTTTGACCTTGTAGGTGTAGATAGACGTTCTGT includes:
- a CDS encoding ABC transporter permease, encoding MFSLFRENLRIAFDSIKSQLLRTVLTVFIIAIGITALVGILSLVKALENTISSDFASMGSNTFNLQRYEFTSRRSDEKQVINPIIGYRQVKEFTEQYNYPTALTAISFQGTRSAEVKYENDKTDPEASVVGVNENFLNNSGLKLEKGRNFTSFDVDNNTRVCILGSDFYKNIFKNDNPIGKTISIRGTKFNVIGMLEEKGATFGNNQDLRVLIPIQVARTMFTQANINYNVSVMVEDAEYIDSAEEEAILTFRNIRGLSPVEENNFGIGRSDDLINQISEITGVLGVAAWVISIITIFGSCIALMNIMLVSVTERTREIGVRKALGAKKSVIAAQFLYEAIIVGQLGGLLGIILGISIGALIASVAGFVFTTPWGAIIAATIITFVIAILSGLFPAIKAAKLDPVESLRYE
- the hisS gene encoding histidine--tRNA ligase, translating into MSTKPSIPKGTRDFSPEEVAKRSYIMNTIRTQFQRFGFQPIETPSFENSSTLMGKYGEEGDRLIFKILNSGDYLKSFNTSLIELIKKALFDFQKFLRNSEGDLQLENFEEYFTKVLPQIIKSSREIKLEEGKTNFTRLTNDLWYFIKSTIIKEDKLEILKNANNEVLTDLTLVIYGNYYFNLKETHLGGYISEKALRYDLTVPFARYVVQHQNDIVFPFKRFQMQPVWRADRPQKGRFREFYQCDADVVGSDSLWQEVEFVQLYDAVFSALKLEGVTIKMNNRKVLSGIAEVIGASDKLIDFTVALDKLDKIGEEGVTKEMLAKGITQEAIDKVAPLFTLSGTFGDQLATLKTLLADSETGMEGINELLFINDAIENLGLQTATLQLDVTLARGLNYYTGAIFEVSAPEGVKMGSIGGGGRYADLTGIFGLKDMSGVGISFGLDRIYLVIEELGLFPEETTEGVKVFFVNFGDQEAGYAMKAISKLRQSGISAELYPDAVTSNKQMKKQMTYANRRNIPFLVLAGKEEMEAKQYTLKNMVEGSQETVSIDELVAALK
- a CDS encoding YfhO family protein; amino-acid sequence: MKNGKAPPLTTIDLTPMNIDFKKFLPHILVVLGFIVVALVYFNPVLSGKRIYQNDIKLYEGMAKQHRDFRAETGEETYWTNSAFGGMPTYQMGARFEYDMMDKLDRVIRFLPRPADYLFLYFISFYALMLVMRVPWKLAVVGALAFGLSTYLIIIIGVGHNSKVHAIGYFPLVLAGIILTYQKRYLWGFLLTAVAMGLEIQANHYQMTYYLGLLCVILGIAYLIDAIKKKQLPHFFKASGILVIAVLLGLATNATTLLATAEYAETSIRGEQLLKDDLAKDAVEDGLGFDYITQWSYGKLESLNLIASDFMGTGTAADLGRDSAFAKKLSTLGVPANEVSYYAQGTRLYWGEQPFVEAPPYLGVTVFALALLGLFLVNGRLRWWLLAGMIVSLILSWGKNVEGITRFFIDYVPLYNKFRAVTSIQVILELLLPIAAMVGLHRFFYDRVDQAEKQKKLLIAIGSLAGLFVVLYLFSGSLFNLRSAAEGQMAIEQPEILNAIKEDRLAVLKSDVLRSLLFVFFIGVALWLTLKKKISENIAIITIGALIVFDLVGVDRRSVNEENFITQRQYDQNFQITPIDEEIKKDDSYFRVIDLARGFNNSHTSYYFNSLNGYSAVQPRTIDDLYNQQIAQGNTEVLNMYNVKYILQDSEQGMKISKNPETNGPAWFVNEIQYVPDYNAEFDGLTKVDTKNTVLIREEYREELGNFQPQRDSTAVVKTKEVQPNKLVYQVENGSDGFMVFAENYYKNGWIATVDGVETSILPVNYALRGIKVPAGTHEVVMTFEPQVVKTGGMIMLGSSLLLFLLVAGGIFYTVKNRYTEAQA